The Papaver somniferum cultivar HN1 chromosome 3, ASM357369v1, whole genome shotgun sequence genome includes a region encoding these proteins:
- the LOC113355862 gene encoding photosystem I reaction center subunit III, chloroplastic-like: MSLAIPTTFCKPLSSASKPRSQFTLKPRSLVVCCSSKEDESSSSSAASLKSFSAALALSSILLSTAAVLPASADISGLTPCKDSKQFAKREKQSLKKLESSLKIYAPDSAPALAIKATMEKTKKRFDNYGKYGLLCGADGLPHLIVSGDQRHWGEFITPGILFLYIAGWIGWVGRSYLIAVRGEKKPTMKEIIIDVPLASGLLFKGFSWPIAAYREYLNGDLVVDDKDVTTV, encoded by the coding sequence ATGTCTCTCGCAATTCCAACCACCTTCTGCAAACCACTATCATCAGCATCAAAACCCAGATCTCAGTTCACCTTAAAACCACGTTCACTGGTTGTATGTTGTTCATCCAAAGAAGATGAATCATCTTCCTCATCAGCAGCATCTTTAAAGTCATTCTCAGCTGCACTTGCACTGTCTTCAATTCTACTGTCAACAGCAGCAGTACTACCAGCATCAGCAGATATCTCAGGACTAACACCATGCAAAGACTCAAAGCAGTTTGCAAAGAGAGAGAAACAGTcattgaagaaactggaatcaTCGTTGAAAATATACGCTCCAGATTCAGCTCCAGCTTTGGCTATCAAAGCAACCATggagaaaacaaagaaaagattTGATAACTATGGAAAGTATGGTTTACTTTGTGGAGCTGATGGTTTACCTCACTTGATTGTCAGTGGTGATCAACGTCACTGGGGTGAATTCATTACTCCTGGTATTTTGTTCTTATACATTGCTGGTTGGATTGGATGGGTTGGTAGAAGTTATTTGATTGCAGTTAGAGGTGAAAAGAAACCAACAATGAAGGAGATTATCATTGATGTGCCTCTAGCATCTGGACTTCTGTTTAAAGGTTTCAGCTGGCCTATTGCTGCTTACAGAGAATACTTGAATGGTGATCTTGTTGTTGATGATAAAGATGTTACTACTGTGTAA